From one Henningerozyma blattae CBS 6284 chromosome 1, complete genome genomic stretch:
- the RPA43 gene encoding DNA-directed RNA polymerase I subunit RPA43 (similar to Saccharomyces cerevisiae RPA43 (YOR340C); ancestral locus Anc_7.52) yields the protein MTGIKRSSRTSKLEKFAKKFKSSSKNPIDEDTKISNCIVRVPVSLYASIAPMYSQSPLQGIMKQHLNPMVMKFNPKVDGVVLGYEDLTIKDSNPLADESSQEKLIKLTPDTPFGFTWANVNLYVWQPQIGDIIEGWIFIQSVSHISLLIFDAFNANINKNFIPEDWTFINNEVEEEEILQEEKAAEESNGTNQDNNKPNFTNRSLGYWVDGNGQRVDGKLKFQVRYINSNGRVITVEGSLLKEQKDLSPAEKLPVISNKKITFDDEVSTENTESHKDLQLTEVKENNGAEIVYEENSSEDDDSSDESD from the coding sequence ATGACAGGTATCAAAAGATCATCCAGAACTTCTAAATTAGAGAAATTTgctaaaaaattcaaaagcTCTTCCAAAAATCCTATAGATGAAGACACTAAAATATCTAACTGTATAGTTCGTGTCCCTGTTTCATTATATGCATCCATTGCCCCAATGTATTCTCAATCTCCTTTACAAGGGATTATGAAACAGCATTTAAATCCAATGGTAATGAAATTTAATCCAAAAGTTGATGGTGTCGTCTTAGGTTATGAAGATTTAACTATTAAAGATTCTAATCCATTAGCTGATGAATCATctcaagaaaaattaataaaactaaCACCAGATACTCCATTTGGATTTACTTGGGCTAATGTAAATTTATACGTTTGGCAACCACAAATAGGCGATATTATTGAAGGCTggatttttattcaatctGTATCACATATTAGTTTATTAATCTTCGATGCTTTTAATGCtaatattaacaaaaattttattccaGAAGATTGGacatttataaataatgaagttgaagaagaagaaattctACAAGAGGAAAAAGCTGCTGAAGAATCAAATGGAACTAATCAGGACAATAATAAACCTAATTTCACAAACCGTTCCTTAGGATATTGGGTAGATGGCAATGGTCAACGTGTAGATGGTAAATTGAAGTTCCAAGTAAGatatattaattctaaCGGTAGAGTTATTACTGTGGAAGGaagtttattaaaagaacaGAAAGATTTATCTCCTGCCGAGAAGTTACCagttatttcaaataaaaagattacatttgatgatgaagttTCAACTGAAAATACTGAAAGTCATAAAGATTTACAATTAACAGAGGtcaaagaaaataatggtGCGGAGATCGTTTATGAAGAAAATTCGagtgaagatgatgattctTCGGATGAAAGTGATTAG
- the TBLA0A04560 gene encoding SWIRM domain-containing protein (similar to Saccharomyces cerevisiae FUN19 (YAL034C) and YOR338W; ancestral locus Anc_7.55) encodes MSLSSPRPEKAQLNTPIKPKSTSQLFELISHSVPNSLKNEDKRFPLANKQSYSDDQSLYLRQSSSVTPRNGSISTDLSPISNTSSPSRIVQPFSLNSRFNESKVIDSTPSTAFYNQSRSEPSLNSIQDDQLIPSPPLSPKIGVISEVKIPKLSTCIGKNKLNNDLYVKVSWDSKLSPKTYRHANQNFLSHYSFLNHNSMGSTISHLPNNNNTMYLLKHSRHRNNKYSSRTGTDYEHQYRTRKTATKNGTSLSDSDDYLENSSNSFHRFTSKQSHKTSPLRRTKKASPSTASPLASVGSLNGMTQYVPKTSWEKLPDYSPSTINIPLDNTKCLKVEWKGSPMNLSNDPLRDKLHPAEIALAQILRLPCDLYLDSKRRLFLEKVCRLKKGLPFRRTDAQKACRIDVNKASRLFAAFEKVGWLNDSHFTQFL; translated from the coding sequence ATGAGTTTATCTTCACCTAGGCCTGAAAAGGCTCAATTGAATACCCCTATAAAGCCTAAGAGCACATCgcaattatttgaattaatatcTCATTCAGTGCCcaattctttgaaaaatgaagataaaaGATTTCCATTAGCCAATAAGCAAAGCTATTCTGATGATCAATCATTATACTTAAGACAGAGCAGTAGTGTTACACCTCGAAATGGCTCAATTTCTACAGATTTGTCTCCAATTTCAAACACTTCTTCGCCGTCAAGAATTGTACAaccattttctttaaattctcGCTTTAATGAAAGTAAAGTCATTGATTCTACTCCTTCTACTGCTTTTTATAACCAATCACGTTCTGAACCAAGTTTAAATTCTATTCAAGATGATCAATTAATTCCCTCTCCTCCGCTATCCCCTAAAATTGGAGTGATTAGTGAAGTTAAGATCCCTAAACTTTCAACCTgtattggaaaaaataaattaaataatgatttgtATGTCAAAGTATCTTGGGATTCTAAATTATCTCCAAAAACTTATCGACATGccaatcaaaattttttatcgCATTATAGCTTTTTGAACCATAATAGTATGGGCAGTACTATTTCTCATCTGCccaacaataacaatacaatgtatttattaaagCATTCAAGGCATAGAAACAATAAATATAGTAGCCGTACAGGAACAGACTATGAACACCAATATAGAACGAGAAAGACAGCTACTAAAAATGGTACTTCATTATCAGATAGTGATgattatttggaaaattcaTCAAACTCATTTCATAGATTTACATCCAAACAATCTCATAAGACCAGCCCATTACGTAGGACTAAGAAAGCTTCCCCATCTACAGCTTCACCCTTGGCCTCGGTGGGTAGTCTAAATGGTATGACTCAATATGTACCAAAGACTTCCTGGGAGAAACTTCCTGATTATTCACCTTCAACAATTAATATTCCTTTAGATAATACTAAATGTTTAAAAGTAGAATGGAAAGGATCACCAATGAATTTATCCAATGATCCATTAAGAGATAAATTGCATCCTGCAGAAATTGCTTTGGCACAAATTTTAAGGCTTCCATGtgatttatatttagatTCGAAGAGAAGATTATTCTTAGAAAAAGTTTGCCGTCTGAAAAAGGGCCTACCATTTAGAAGAACAGATGCACAAAAGGCCTGTAGAATTGATGTAAACAAGGCCTCTAGATTATTTGCTGCTTTTGAAAAGGTAGGATGGTTAAATGATTCTCATTTTACTCAATTtttatga